Sequence from the Mytilus galloprovincialis chromosome 13, xbMytGall1.hap1.1, whole genome shotgun sequence genome:
tttttatatgtatgattACATCGTTATATGTATACAGTTGCACTAGTTCTTCGAGAGGCAAATAATGGCAAATAAGAGATACTCAAAGTTTTAAACATCGTTTTTTATATATGCTGTGTCACATGAATATACATTTTATCAAGAAATGTCAAAGATTTAAAAATTAGAAATGTTGTCTTATAATTTAGCgataactttatttggtattGTATGACTTTGATACTTTAAAAGCAATATTTTCCAAAAATCGAACAATTAaatatgagggggaggacaggggtaagggagacagggagaaagggggtgggagaaaggagaaagggggtaggagaaaggagaggaaggcttggagaaaggagaaaaagtaggagaaaggagaaaaaataaaatatctctccttttaaaaaaatttctaatatttcaagaaaaaatatctcaaaaggagatgttttattctaattggagaaaggagaacgggggcaggagaaaggagaagaggggtgggataAGGGAGAAGtgtaccccctgtcctccccctcaaaTATGGATTGATTATTGATGAAAACAATCTATAAAGACTACCCTTTGAATTTGAAGTCCATATTCTTTATTGTGCGTTTTCACAGTATCTGCTGTAAATAAACACTCagatttttcaaagaataaacaaattccaaatattttttttacataataacatatttgacaaaatatagaaattaatgaaagaatatatagatatacaACTTTCCCTATAAATCTTTTAAGAACAATAACTTATTAAAAAGACTAAATactaatatataaacaaaacaactgCCCACgtatttaattcatataaatagaATTATACGCTTCCAGATAAATAGAAATAAAGATGGTGGATTGAGAATAAATCTGCTCAACAACttgaataatgtttttataattttgcaaaaaaaaaagcaacagtagtatactgctattCGAAACTCAtgaatcgatagaaaaaaaaatccgggatGTAAACGTGTCattcatatattgaaaataaatgattcGTTTTTAAATGTATAGGAGGAATATGTTCAAAAGGCTCTGAAACCaaacaaaatatatgtaaggtGTGTCTGAAGCGTATACGTTTGGATTTACCAATATAATGGACGCTCAAAACAAAACCAAAGAAAAAATCATGGATTGAAATTGTGACCAAATCATACAATAAAGGAACCACACAACTAGTAATGGTAAAGGTCTCTAAAAATGATAGCTTTTAAAGAAACTTCAATCTGGAATAGTATATCAAGGCCTCTAAAAATGATAACTTTAAAAGAAACTTCAATCTGGAAACAGTATATCAAGGCGTCTAAAAATGATaacttttaaagaaactttaatcTGGGAACAGTGTATCAATGCCTCTAAaaatgataacttttaaaaaaacttCAATCTGGGAACAGTGTATCAATGCCTCTAAAAATGATAACTTTTAAAGAAACTTCAATCTTGGAACAGTGTATCAATGCCTCTAAAATGATAACTTTTAAAGAAACTtcaatctgggaacagtatatcaaCGCCTCTAAAAatgataacttttacaaaaatttcaatCTGGGAACAGTGTAtcaatataattacattagatgtatgtttcattataatacgtgattctgattggctactctgcaatctcgcgttattcgttaagcaacttcattacacaataaaatttatcatttatgatgacacgaggttccacaataaagtgcacagtaaattgaataaaaacttgataaaaatcgggTTTTcgtgatcctagctaaaaaatgtaattataagtattgaatgcttctttttgtaacttcatagggttgtaaaaacgttgaccgtgcgcacatttttagaatgaagcgcttccgtgctttatacaaaatgtactgcGGTCAACGCTTTAaaaccccaatgaatttacaaaaagaagcattcaattcttaaacatATGTCCCTGCTATAATTTGATATCTTTTTGTCTcgtaaattgtatttattttgatgGGTCGTGAGGAAGTAAAgcacaaaaaccaaaaaaaatttgTTGAACACACATAATTAACTTGCTTATGTTTAAATTGCAAATCAAGTTGCTTCGATATATTTGTAGACAATTACTATCACACTCTAAAATATTAGGGAAACTGGCTACATAAATAACGTTTGTAAGAAACGTTTATAAAGAGCAAATAAATACCAATACATTACATCAATTTGCTAATCTGTGGTGTCCTTTATCTATCATGGCAAAGTGAAAATTCATTTCGTAGATTTTCTTTCAGACATTGTTTTTAAATCAATCGTCTTAATGATGATATAAAACCTTGAGCAAAGTAGATCCGGAATACCTCTGGAATGATCGTATAATGTAATTCATGATATTTCAGTTATAGTAGATCCGGAATGTCTCTTcaataatcgtataatataacaTAATTCATGATATGCCAGTGACAGAAGATCCGGAATGCCTCTGGAATTATCGTTTGATATAATATAATTCATGATATGCCAGTGATAGTTGATGCTATTTACTGTTACAAATTCTTTTAAAGACAGCCTGTAGATCGTCTCTGAAGGAAGTATTCATGAAGGCGTATATAATAGGATTTGCGAcattgtaaataaaatacatgtaaaataagatCTTACTAAACGGCACAAGGTCATGTGCCATCAACCAAGAGGGTAAAAAGGCAATCAAAAACACTATGGTTACAATAAACAACATGGCGGCAGTTCGTATGTTGGCATAAAACACTTTTTCTTTCAAGCCAAGACTTTTTTTTCTGAACTTTTTCTGACCATCTGCATCTTTTCCAGCGATCTCATGGCCATTGTTTAAAACAGTCATCTGTGTATCAACGGCAGAATATTCATTCGGAGAAGCGGGAAACAAACTTGATCGTTTTCGTTTGGCCTTCAATGCACGTCGAATATGAATCGATCGATATATTAATCcgtacaaaataagaacaattAGAAAAGATATGAGATAAAATCCAGCGTAAATCTTTTGGTAAATATATGTGACAGTATTGTTGAAGATTTCGGTACTTGGCGCGCACATCCCAGGACCATAACCTTCAGGTACATCCGGTTCCGAACTGACAGTCTCGTTTATACCAATGGTTACTGTTGATAATGAAGGAGTAACGGAACTATTACCTAGTAATGTGTCATTTACATTCTTTTGTGATATGTAGGACGACATTGTAGAATTAATGACGTCATTTATAGTTATATTTAAAGATGGCGGATCTATGATAGAAAATATTCCGTGAGTTAAGGATGTCATAATTCCTAAAATACAAGCAAACACTCCCATAATCATGACAATTATTTTAGCCCTTGGAATCGTAATTGCGTGtaaaaatggatgacaaatacAAAAGTATCGGTCGAATGCGATGGCGACCATGACAAATGCAGAAAACGGGACATTACACGTaatcaaaaacatatataatttacACGGTAATTCGTAGTAAAGTGTATAGTTAAGATAAAGAACCACAATATTGTAAGGAATAATTATCAAACAAGTAAACAAGTCAGTACCAGCAAGAGTTAATATAAACAATGACGATGTTGTTATGTCTCTCTTCCtcgaatatatgtatataacaagaGCATTTCCGATACTTCCGGTTACACTGAATATTCCCAGAAGTACCAAAACAACCAGATTTTCAGTTTCATCATCCATTGTTATCTTGAATAAAAGACAATTTTTTCCTTGGCCTGTAGCTGTTTATCCCTTTATCTCCTTACATGATTGTCTGTTGGGCAGAACTTAATACCTACAAAATGAACAATAATTATTAAATTCATAATGTTAAAAGAAGAATAGTCTCTCAAATAAGCTTTCTATTATGTACACAGCTTTTATTGTCACTGGAGTTGAGTGGACAAGTCAATTgcaaaaaatatcttaataatcAAAAACTgttctaagaaaaaaaaacactcaatGTACAACGAAAACGAGGATAtcaatatctttatatatataaaccgtACAAATAAGGCCAAGTTCAGGTTAATTTAGTTAAGCCATATTTTGGTAATGcggggcttttttttttttttttttttttttaagctacGTGTATTTAAAGTGTTTTTGCTTTGGTCTCATTATTGTAGGTCGTACGATGATCTATAGTTGGTTAAATCTACGATATTTGGACTCTATAATTgactcattggaaatcataccacactCTCTTATTTTTGAATGAATACATTAGTTGATAAACaaacacataatttatttttaacttgttACTTTATAGTACCGAAGGAACTGTCCACATACAATCCCTAGTGAATTATTGGATATTCGGGGCAAACGCCATAATAgctttcagtttttttttaaatttctaatgttggaaaaaaaatcaataacttgTGTGAATAAATTCAATACGCTTTAACtatctgaattaaaaaaaaaatatagaataaaataaatgacaaatatatgaaaaataaaaaaaccaaatacaAATGTCTACGGTACgtgtattttatgtaataaacggAATAATTATAACAGGTTTCAAGATTATGAAACTTCTAATTAGATATACATGATACTAGTAtagctataggaagatgtggtatgagtgccaatgagacaactctccattcaagtaatATTTGGAAACTTTGTGTCAGGCTTTTTGAACGGATCGATTCATAAGCGAAATCAATGGATTGATTGGCTACACTGTATGTCCTTTATATTTAAACAGCTTTTCAACCTTTCTGTTAGCTTTAggacttttaaaattaaatggcCCCGAACatcactaaaaaaatattgattgtcAAAATACGAACACATCTTGTGCTGTTAAATTGGTTCCTTTTACGTTATTACAAACAGTTAATTTGCTTCAGCatttaaaatgtcataaatgggcctttttcaaaaaatgtggattttcttgtacaatcaatatttctaaaaaagtgtaaatatttttatccaatttttagatTCACAATTTAGTTGTTGGTGTATGTAACAAGTTCCAgcaaattcaatatgaaatttaGCTACAGAAATTGCTTCAAGTGggtttcaaagggtccaaaaaaaaacaaaattgcttGTACGAAATTGAAAAACTAGTCTTTTTAAATGCTGGTTTTAATACCCAgcgaaaattattatttttcttttgttattatgaatatataggtatcactgcaggtatgtatacacaaatacagggaattattagattttattagcatttttttttacttttcatttcgtacttaaaaaaatgtcaactacataacacaaatgaaataatgttgccaataaaCAACTGATTATATCCCTTGTAACTAAGGAAGTGCTCTCTACT
This genomic interval carries:
- the LOC143056704 gene encoding uncharacterized protein LOC143056704, with amino-acid sequence MDDETENLVVLVLLGIFSVTGSIGNALVIYIYSRKRDITTSSLFILTLAGTDLFTCLIIIPYNIVVLYLNYTLYYELPCKLYMFLITCNVPFSAFVMVAIAFDRYFCICHPFLHAITIPRAKIIVMIMGVFACILGIMTSLTHGIFSIIDPPSLNITINDVINSTMSSYISQKNVNDTLLGNSSVTPSLSTVTIGINETVSSEPDVPEGYGPGMCAPSTEIFNNTVTYIYQKIYAGFYLISFLIVLILYGLIYRSIHIRRALKAKRKRSSLFPASPNEYSAVDTQMTVLNNGHEIAGKDADGQKKFRKKSLGLKEKVFYANIRTAAMLFIVTIVFLIAFLPSWLMAHDLVPFSKILFYMYFIYNVANPIIYAFMNTSFRDDLQAVFKRICNSK